The following proteins are co-located in the Corynebacterium kalinowskii genome:
- the fmt gene encoding methionyl-tRNA formyltransferase, which yields MKLVFAGTPEPATVALQRLIDSDHEVIAVITRPDARKGRGRTLHPSPVAALAAEHGIEVHKPTSLKPDTEDGQAIRARLEELQPDCIPVVAYGNLVTKDLLDIAPHGWVNLHFSLLPAWRGAAPVQAAIVAGDDITGATTFRIEEGLDTGPILGTLTQQIKPTDTADTLLTSLAHSGAELLVATMDGLETGALQPMPQSGEPTYAAKITKDDARINWNQPDFAIDRMIRGYTPAPGPWTELGAERYKIGAVQLTDSDTLQPGQINVTKNEVAVGTGSNDLIITHIQPPGKKMMPAADWARGAALEQGQEFTS from the coding sequence ATGAAACTAGTGTTCGCGGGAACTCCAGAACCCGCCACTGTCGCGCTGCAGCGGCTGATTGACTCAGATCATGAGGTCATCGCTGTTATTACCCGGCCTGATGCTCGCAAAGGTCGGGGGCGGACACTGCACCCTTCACCAGTGGCAGCACTGGCAGCGGAGCACGGTATCGAAGTGCATAAACCCACGAGCCTGAAGCCGGACACGGAAGATGGACAGGCGATTCGCGCGCGCTTGGAAGAGCTACAGCCGGACTGCATACCCGTTGTGGCATACGGAAACCTCGTGACGAAGGATCTGCTGGACATCGCGCCGCACGGCTGGGTTAACCTGCACTTTTCGCTGCTTCCTGCGTGGCGCGGAGCGGCCCCAGTGCAGGCCGCGATCGTCGCTGGCGATGACATCACCGGCGCCACCACTTTTCGCATCGAGGAAGGGCTAGACACCGGCCCAATTCTGGGCACCCTGACCCAGCAGATTAAGCCCACCGACACAGCTGACACCTTGCTAACTTCGCTGGCTCATTCCGGAGCAGAGCTTTTGGTCGCCACCATGGATGGGCTCGAAACCGGCGCACTGCAGCCGATGCCACAAAGCGGAGAACCGACCTACGCTGCAAAAATCACCAAAGACGATGCCAGGATCAACTGGAACCAGCCGGACTTCGCCATCGACCGCATGATCCGCGGATACACACCAGCGCCCGGCCCCTGGACCGAGCTCGGGGCGGAACGCTATAAAATTGGCGCGGTACAACTCACTGACAGCGACACCCTCCAGCCAGGTCAGATCAACGTGACCAAAAATGAAGTCGCTGTAGGCACGGGCTCGAACGACCTGATCATCACCCATATCCAGCCACCTGGCAAAAAGATGATGCCCGCCGCCGACTGGGCGCGTGGTGCCGCACTCGAACAAGGACAGGAATTCACCTCATGA
- the def gene encoding peptide deformylase gives MTVRAVRMFGDPVLRTRADEVTDFDESLATLIDDMLETMDEYQGVGLAANQVGVTRRVFVYDCSHVTEGSRGHVVNPVWEAIGEETQVGAEGCLSIPDISKDTERYEKVRVSGVDKAGESVSFECEGLLARCVQHETDHLDGVLFLQRLTPELRKEAMAEIRNSEWFNK, from the coding sequence GTGACAGTTCGTGCAGTCCGCATGTTCGGCGACCCGGTGCTTCGAACCCGGGCCGACGAGGTGACCGATTTTGATGAGTCCCTCGCCACACTCATTGACGACATGTTGGAAACCATGGACGAGTACCAGGGTGTTGGCCTGGCCGCCAACCAGGTAGGCGTTACCCGACGGGTTTTTGTCTACGATTGCTCCCACGTCACCGAAGGCTCGCGAGGACATGTCGTGAACCCGGTATGGGAAGCGATCGGGGAGGAAACGCAGGTGGGGGCTGAAGGTTGCCTGTCGATTCCGGACATATCCAAAGATACGGAGCGGTACGAGAAGGTGCGGGTCAGTGGCGTCGATAAGGCAGGCGAGTCTGTTTCCTTTGAATGCGAGGGCCTGTTAGCACGGTGTGTGCAGCACGAAACCGACCACTTAGACGGCGTGCTATTCCTGCAGCGCCTTACTCCTGAGCTGCGCAAGGAAGCAATGGCGGAGATTCGAAATTCGGAGTGGTTCAACAAATGA
- a CDS encoding primosomal protein N': MKTRTPATHLPVARVLPLLGLAHLDRTFDYLVDTEQDEAAQPGVRLRIRFSGRLVDAILLERLPESDHPGRLSWLERVISTDIVYPPATAQLIDSLCDRYAGTRSDLIRAAIPARHAGAESADTTSAWEELGQAQEPDLSDWALYANGQSFVDAVLDGAAARAAWQICPGVPWWRSVAALAVKTAIDGGGVLIVVPDQRDVDLVESALREIVAAKQVTTLTAALGPQARYRRFLSVLHGQSRIVVGTRSAAFAPVHNLRLAVVMFDHDENLVDPRAPYVHAREVITTRSHQHGCAVLLGGHARSAESQLLVETGWAHDIAPERDTIRLRMPRVQGIGEHELARDPLAKQSRIPHVAFEAIREAISADLPVLVVSPRKGYVPSLSCGNCRTSARCRSCNGPLAIPQGDSQQPGMVSCRWCGRPEAAFRCSNCGSSKLRAMVFGSDRTAEELGRAFPGVRVVNSGGAKIIDEVPDQAAIVVATPGAEPRGRYGAAVLVDPWALLSRPDLRAMEDTLAKWFAAASLVLPASKGGRVVVTAETTLRATQALIRWDPVWAARMELYQRKEVELPPTVHMAVVDGPVRAVESFLELVELPQNAQLLGPVDLPMGVTLPGEYDENAWGPAQRYLIRTPLGPRAELGKALRVALVARAALKETAPLRVQVDPINIG; encoded by the coding sequence ATGAAAACCCGCACGCCAGCAACACATTTGCCTGTGGCGCGGGTTTTGCCATTGCTCGGGCTCGCACACTTGGATCGCACCTTCGACTACCTGGTCGACACCGAGCAAGACGAGGCCGCCCAGCCCGGCGTGCGGCTACGCATCAGGTTTAGTGGCAGGCTTGTCGACGCCATCCTGCTCGAACGCCTTCCCGAAAGCGATCACCCCGGCCGACTGAGTTGGCTAGAGCGGGTGATCTCAACTGACATCGTCTATCCTCCTGCGACGGCGCAGCTTATTGATTCGCTGTGCGATCGCTATGCGGGAACCCGGTCTGATTTAATTCGCGCGGCGATTCCAGCGAGGCACGCAGGCGCGGAGTCTGCGGATACTACCTCGGCGTGGGAGGAGCTCGGCCAAGCCCAGGAGCCGGATCTTTCGGACTGGGCACTGTATGCCAACGGACAATCCTTCGTGGACGCGGTGTTGGATGGCGCTGCGGCCCGCGCAGCGTGGCAGATCTGCCCTGGGGTGCCGTGGTGGCGAAGCGTGGCCGCCCTCGCAGTTAAGACGGCAATCGATGGCGGTGGGGTACTCATCGTGGTTCCCGATCAGCGAGATGTCGACCTTGTGGAAAGCGCGCTGCGGGAAATCGTCGCCGCCAAACAAGTCACTACGCTGACGGCGGCACTGGGGCCACAAGCACGGTACCGTCGCTTCTTGTCAGTTCTCCACGGCCAATCCAGGATTGTCGTGGGCACACGCAGCGCGGCCTTCGCCCCGGTGCATAATCTGCGTTTGGCAGTTGTGATGTTCGATCACGATGAGAACTTGGTCGATCCCCGCGCACCATATGTCCATGCCCGCGAGGTGATTACCACGCGAAGCCACCAACACGGCTGCGCCGTCTTACTCGGCGGACATGCGCGCAGTGCAGAATCCCAGCTCTTGGTGGAGACCGGATGGGCCCACGATATTGCGCCGGAACGAGATACCATCCGACTGCGCATGCCACGGGTACAGGGAATCGGGGAGCATGAGTTGGCCCGTGACCCGCTAGCGAAGCAGTCCCGAATTCCTCATGTGGCTTTCGAAGCCATTCGGGAGGCCATTTCGGCCGATCTGCCGGTACTGGTCGTTTCTCCGCGCAAAGGCTACGTACCTAGCCTGTCCTGTGGCAACTGCCGAACATCTGCCCGGTGCCGATCCTGCAACGGACCATTGGCGATACCGCAGGGGGACAGTCAGCAGCCGGGCATGGTCTCGTGCAGGTGGTGTGGACGCCCAGAAGCTGCGTTTCGCTGCAGCAACTGTGGTTCTTCAAAGCTGCGTGCAATGGTGTTTGGCAGTGATAGAACTGCCGAAGAGCTTGGCCGGGCGTTTCCCGGGGTGCGGGTAGTGAACTCCGGCGGCGCGAAGATCATTGATGAAGTTCCTGACCAGGCTGCGATAGTGGTGGCCACCCCTGGCGCAGAACCACGTGGCAGGTATGGGGCCGCTGTCTTAGTTGATCCGTGGGCGCTGCTCAGCAGGCCAGATCTGCGTGCCATGGAAGACACGCTGGCCAAATGGTTCGCCGCGGCCTCTCTGGTACTGCCCGCTAGCAAGGGTGGTCGGGTAGTTGTCACGGCGGAGACAACGCTGCGAGCTACGCAAGCACTTATTAGGTGGGATCCCGTGTGGGCTGCGCGAATGGAGCTCTATCAACGCAAGGAGGTGGAGCTTCCGCCAACCGTCCATATGGCCGTCGTCGATGGTCCAGTGCGGGCAGTCGAGTCCTTCTTGGAACTTGTCGAGCTGCCACAGAACGCCCAATTGCTGGGACCAGTTGATTTGCCAATGGGAGTAACGCTGCCAGGAGAATACGACGAGAACGCCTGGGGCCCAGCACAGCGATACCTCATTCGAACACCACTCGGTCCCCGGGCGGAACTTGGTAAGGCGCTCCGAGTTGCCCTCGTGGCGCGTGCAGCGCTGAAGGAGACCGCGCCACTAAGGGTGCAGGTCGATCCAATCAATATCGGCTAG
- the metK gene encoding methionine adenosyltransferase — protein MTNAHSAVRLFTSESVTEGHPDKICDAISDTILDALLTVDKNARVAVETVVTTGLVHIVGEVRTSGYVEIPVLVRRKLREIGFTSSEVGFDGTTCGVTVAIGEQSQEIGAGVDQSLEIRDGEVEDEDSRAGAGDQGLMFGYASNETDEFMPLPIALAHRLARRLTQVRKEGIVPNLRPDGKTQVTFAYDADDQPKYLDTVVISTQHGPEATQEWLREQLQEHVLNWVIKDAGLEAFVTDELKLLVNPSGSFILGGPMGDAGLTGRKIIVDTYGGMARHGGGAFSGKDPSKVDRSAAYAMRWVAKNIVAAGLAARAEVQVAYAIGRATPVGLYVETFGTARQGLTDEAIQAAVSEVFDLRPAAIIRELDLLRPIYAQTAAYGHFGRTDLDLPWEQLNRVEQLRAAALG, from the coding sequence TTGACTAACGCACACTCCGCGGTCCGCCTGTTTACTAGCGAATCTGTCACCGAGGGGCATCCGGACAAAATTTGTGATGCCATTTCGGACACGATCCTCGATGCACTGCTGACCGTCGACAAGAATGCTCGCGTCGCCGTTGAAACGGTGGTCACCACCGGCCTCGTCCACATCGTGGGTGAGGTTCGCACCTCCGGTTACGTGGAGATCCCGGTGCTGGTGCGCCGAAAGCTGCGCGAGATCGGATTCACTAGCTCCGAGGTGGGCTTTGACGGCACCACTTGTGGCGTGACTGTGGCTATCGGTGAGCAGTCCCAGGAGATCGGCGCCGGTGTGGACCAGTCGCTAGAGATTCGCGACGGGGAAGTAGAAGACGAGGACTCTCGTGCCGGCGCCGGTGACCAGGGCCTGATGTTCGGCTACGCCTCCAACGAGACCGATGAGTTTATGCCGCTACCAATCGCGTTGGCTCACCGGTTGGCTCGTCGCCTGACGCAAGTGCGCAAGGAAGGCATCGTCCCTAATCTCCGCCCAGACGGCAAGACTCAGGTTACCTTCGCCTACGATGCCGATGACCAGCCGAAGTACCTGGACACCGTGGTCATTTCTACTCAGCATGGCCCTGAAGCCACGCAGGAATGGCTACGCGAACAGCTCCAGGAGCATGTCCTCAATTGGGTGATCAAGGACGCTGGCTTGGAGGCATTTGTCACCGATGAGCTCAAGCTTTTGGTCAATCCATCCGGCTCCTTCATCCTTGGAGGCCCAATGGGCGATGCTGGTCTAACTGGGCGCAAGATCATTGTGGACACCTACGGTGGCATGGCCCGACACGGCGGTGGTGCATTCTCCGGCAAGGATCCAAGCAAGGTGGACCGCTCTGCCGCATACGCCATGCGATGGGTGGCTAAGAACATCGTGGCGGCTGGTCTTGCGGCACGCGCTGAGGTTCAGGTTGCCTACGCAATCGGCCGCGCAACTCCAGTGGGTCTGTACGTGGAGACTTTCGGTACGGCACGCCAGGGCTTGACTGATGAGGCCATCCAAGCAGCGGTGTCTGAGGTCTTCGACTTGCGCCCAGCAGCCATCATTCGCGAGCTTGACCTGCTTCGTCCGATCTATGCCCAGACTGCTGCGTATGGCCACTTCGGCCGCACCGACCTCGACCTCCCGTGGGAGCAGCTCAACCGAGTAGAGCAGCTGCGCGCTGCGGCTCTGGGGTAA
- the coaBC gene encoding bifunctional phosphopantothenoylcysteine decarboxylase/phosphopantothenate--cysteine ligase CoaBC yields MKDSLKIVVGVAGGIAAYKACMLVRILKEQGHSVTVVPTPSALNFVGAATFEALSGNRVSTTVFDAVDEVQHVRIGQEADLVVIAPATADLMARLVAGRADDLLTATCLVATCPVVVAPAMHTEMWMHPATQANVATLRDRGVTVLDPAHGRLTGKDSGPGRLPEPQQIADLALTALQTGGYSRDLEGKRVLITAGGTQENLDPVRFLGNRSSGRQGFALAEVAAQRGAHVTIVAGNTDELDTPCGAEIVKVVSAREMAEAVEKRATDADLIIMAAAVADFRPETEANAKLKKGHDDAALNAIHLVENPDILATTVERRTKGELGECVIIGFAAETGSDTQDPLELAQAKLKRKGCDLLMLNQVGHGKVFGELDNAGWLLAPGQEPREVPAGSKFEVAAAILDAASEL; encoded by the coding sequence GTGAAAGATTCCTTGAAGATAGTCGTTGGCGTTGCGGGCGGTATTGCCGCATACAAGGCGTGTATGCTCGTCAGAATTCTTAAAGAGCAAGGCCACAGTGTGACTGTGGTTCCTACGCCCTCCGCATTGAACTTTGTCGGAGCCGCCACGTTCGAGGCGCTATCGGGCAACCGGGTATCGACCACAGTTTTCGACGCAGTCGATGAAGTTCAGCATGTGCGCATCGGCCAAGAAGCCGATCTAGTGGTCATCGCCCCTGCTACTGCTGATCTCATGGCTCGTTTGGTGGCCGGACGAGCGGATGATCTCCTCACCGCTACGTGCTTGGTAGCGACATGCCCCGTGGTCGTAGCCCCGGCAATGCATACGGAAATGTGGATGCACCCGGCAACTCAGGCCAATGTAGCTACGCTTCGGGATAGGGGAGTCACGGTTCTTGACCCTGCCCATGGTCGTTTGACCGGCAAAGACTCCGGACCGGGACGGCTTCCCGAGCCCCAGCAGATTGCCGATCTCGCCCTCACCGCTTTGCAGACTGGAGGCTATAGCCGAGATCTCGAGGGGAAGCGCGTATTGATTACCGCTGGTGGCACTCAAGAAAATCTCGATCCAGTTCGCTTTCTGGGCAATCGCTCCTCTGGACGCCAAGGCTTCGCATTAGCCGAGGTAGCGGCGCAGCGCGGCGCCCACGTCACTATTGTTGCCGGAAATACCGACGAATTGGATACCCCTTGCGGTGCGGAGATTGTGAAGGTGGTGTCAGCGCGTGAGATGGCTGAGGCCGTCGAGAAGCGGGCTACCGATGCGGATCTGATCATTATGGCGGCTGCGGTAGCGGACTTCCGGCCGGAGACCGAAGCCAATGCAAAGCTCAAGAAGGGGCATGACGACGCCGCCCTGAACGCCATTCATCTGGTGGAGAACCCGGACATCTTGGCAACGACTGTCGAGCGCCGTACGAAGGGCGAACTTGGTGAGTGCGTGATCATTGGATTTGCAGCGGAGACTGGCTCGGACACCCAGGATCCGCTTGAGTTGGCGCAAGCAAAGCTGAAGCGCAAGGGCTGTGATCTGTTGATGTTGAACCAGGTCGGGCATGGCAAGGTCTTTGGCGAATTGGACAATGCGGGCTGGTTGCTTGCGCCAGGTCAAGAGCCCAGGGAGGTACCTGCCGGTTCGAAATTCGAGGTAGCCGCTGCGATTCTAGATGCCGCTAGTGAGCTGTAG
- the rpoZ gene encoding DNA-directed RNA polymerase subunit omega, translating into MNQVSNENATTAAVFDQPVGITDPPIDELLDKVSSKYALVIFAAKRARQISSYFQTADEGVFEFVGPLVTPEPQEKPLSIALREINRGMLDHEEG; encoded by the coding sequence GTGAACCAAGTGAGCAACGAAAACGCCACCACTGCTGCCGTATTTGACCAGCCAGTGGGTATTACCGATCCACCGATCGATGAATTGTTGGACAAGGTATCGTCCAAGTACGCTCTGGTGATCTTCGCTGCGAAGCGAGCTCGCCAGATTAGCAGCTACTTCCAGACGGCGGACGAAGGCGTATTCGAATTCGTGGGTCCACTGGTAACTCCAGAGCCACAGGAAAAGCCACTGTCTATCGCACTGCGTGAGATTAACCGCGGCATGTTGGATCACGAAGAAGGCTAA
- the gmk gene encoding guanylate kinase, translating to MSGDNHRGNLVVLAGPSAVGKSTVVHRLREEVPGLYFSVSMTTRAPRPGEVHGRDYFYVSSEEFQQHIDRGEMLEWADIHGGLQRSGTPAGPVLEALEAGRPVLVEVDLAGARNVVKAMPETETVFLAPPSWEVLVERLTGRGTEAEEVIARRLETARAELAAQQEFDHIVVNDNVDEAVQAISAILMKD from the coding sequence ATGAGCGGCGATAACCATCGGGGCAATCTGGTCGTATTGGCAGGCCCCTCTGCCGTCGGAAAATCGACGGTGGTTCATCGCCTTCGGGAAGAAGTTCCTGGTCTTTACTTTTCTGTGTCGATGACTACCCGTGCGCCACGGCCAGGTGAAGTCCACGGACGCGACTATTTCTATGTCTCGTCCGAGGAGTTCCAGCAGCATATTGACCGCGGTGAGATGCTCGAATGGGCAGATATTCACGGCGGTTTGCAGCGCTCGGGTACTCCAGCTGGACCGGTGCTGGAAGCCCTGGAAGCTGGGCGTCCGGTCTTGGTCGAGGTTGACTTGGCTGGCGCTCGCAATGTAGTCAAGGCTATGCCTGAAACAGAAACCGTTTTTCTCGCACCACCTTCATGGGAAGTGCTAGTCGAGCGTTTGACTGGACGTGGAACTGAAGCCGAAGAAGTAATCGCGCGTCGGCTCGAAACGGCTCGCGCTGAGCTTGCAGCACAGCAAGAGTTCGATCACATTGTTGTTAATGACAATGTCGACGAGGCGGTTCAGGCGATCTCCGCAATCCTTATGAAGGATTAG
- the mihF gene encoding integration host factor, actinobacterial type, whose product MALPKLTDEQRKEALAKAAEARKARAELKEKLKRGGTNLKEVLDQAQADEIIGKTKVSALLEAMPKVGKVKAKEIMEELEIAQTRRLRGLGDRQRRALLERFGFSEDD is encoded by the coding sequence GTGGCCCTTCCAAAGTTGACTGACGAGCAGCGCAAAGAAGCCCTCGCCAAGGCGGCTGAAGCCCGTAAGGCACGTGCAGAGCTGAAGGAAAAGCTCAAGCGCGGTGGCACCAACCTGAAGGAAGTTCTCGATCAGGCTCAGGCCGACGAGATCATCGGCAAGACCAAGGTTTCTGCACTGCTCGAGGCTATGCCAAAGGTGGGCAAGGTCAAGGCTAAGGAAATCATGGAGGAGCTCGAGATTGCTCAGACCCGTCGTCTGCGTGGCCTCGGTGACCGTCAGCGTCGCGCCCTCCTCGAGCGCTTCGGTTTCTCCGAGGACGACTAA
- the pyrF gene encoding orotidine-5'-phosphate decarboxylase produces METFGSKLLAITAERGRLCVGIDPHPSLLNSWNLPVSAEGVAAFSRICVEAFGDTVAVVKPQVAFFEAYGSRGYAILEETMGALREKGALVLADAKRGDIGSTMAAYAMAWLHPESSLVCDAVTVSPYLGVGALSPAFELAQSHGKGVYVLAATSNPEGVTIQSNGNDAGTSVAQQVVDEVASLNAIHGNAGVPGNFGVVVGATLESAPSLSKLNGSVLLPGVGAQGGTAADVARLAAGVEALAIPNISRGVLKAGPDVAALREAAQSAAQDFPGLINP; encoded by the coding sequence ATGGAAACTTTCGGCAGTAAACTGCTGGCCATCACTGCTGAGCGCGGTCGGCTTTGCGTCGGAATTGACCCGCATCCATCGCTGCTGAACTCGTGGAACTTGCCGGTTTCTGCCGAAGGCGTTGCCGCTTTCTCTCGCATCTGTGTAGAGGCTTTTGGAGACACCGTGGCCGTGGTGAAGCCTCAGGTGGCGTTCTTTGAAGCGTACGGTTCTCGTGGCTACGCCATTTTGGAAGAAACCATGGGTGCGCTGCGAGAGAAGGGCGCGCTGGTGCTTGCCGACGCCAAGCGGGGCGACATCGGATCGACCATGGCAGCCTACGCCATGGCCTGGCTCCACCCGGAATCTTCGCTGGTCTGCGATGCTGTGACCGTGTCCCCATACTTGGGGGTCGGCGCGTTAAGCCCAGCTTTCGAGTTAGCTCAGTCGCACGGAAAAGGTGTGTACGTCTTAGCTGCGACCTCAAACCCGGAGGGTGTCACCATCCAATCCAACGGCAATGATGCCGGCACATCAGTAGCCCAGCAAGTGGTGGATGAGGTCGCTTCCCTCAACGCCATCCACGGCAATGCTGGGGTACCGGGCAACTTCGGAGTGGTGGTCGGGGCAACGCTGGAATCAGCCCCAAGTCTGTCCAAACTCAACGGCTCCGTGCTTCTGCCGGGCGTAGGTGCCCAAGGCGGAACTGCTGCCGACGTTGCGCGTCTGGCTGCGGGCGTGGAGGCCTTGGCGATTCCTAACATCTCCCGCGGTGTTCTCAAGGCAGGACCTGATGTAGCAGCACTGCGCGAAGCTGCCCAATCTGCAGCCCAGGATTTCCCTGGATTAATAAATCCTTAA